One Paenibacillus sp. SYP-B4298 genomic window, GCGTTGCCGCCTTGCCATCCATATTCCGCTATACTAGCCGTACCAGCGAGTAGCTCTTCTTGCCTTTGCGGACGATGATGAACTTGCCCTCGATCGCATGATCAGCGGTCACGTCCAGCTCCTGCTCCTGCACACGCTCGCCATTGAGCGAGATGGCGCCGCTCTTAATGTCCTCGCGCGCCTGGCGCTTGGACGGCTCGATACCGATGTCCACTAGCCAATCGATGATGTTCTTGGACTCTTTGGACGCTTCATAGGCAGGCATCTCCTTGAAGCCTTGCTCGATCTCGTCAGCCGTCAGTGACTTGATGTCGCCGCTGAACAGCGCGGCGGTTATGCGCTTCGCCTGACTGAGCATCTCCTCGCCATGCACGAACCGGGTCATCTCCTCGGCCAGCGCAATCTGCGCTGCGCGCTTATGCGGCTCCGTTCTCACTTGCTCCTCCAGTGCCTCGATCGCCGCTTTGTCCAGGAAGGTGAAGTATTTCAGATATTTAATCACATCCCGGTCATCCGTGTTGGTCCAGAACTGGTAGAACTCATATGGAGTCGTCTTCTCTGGGTCAAGCCATACTGCGCCGCCAGCCGTCTTGCCGAACTTCGTGCCATCCGCCTTGAGCATCAGAGGGATCGTCAGACCGAATGCCTTGGCTTCCGAGCCTTCCTTCCTCCGAATCAGATCCAGACCACTCGTAATGTTCCCCCACTGATCCGAGCCGCCAAGCTGCAGTTGCACATCCTCCTCACAGAACAGATGATGATAGTCAAGGGATTGCAGAATCTGATAGGAAAACTCGGTGAACGAGATGCCTGTCTCCAGCCGA contains:
- the tyrS gene encoding tyrosine--tRNA ligase encodes the protein MNILDELEWREAINQQTDAEGLSKLLEEKSVSLYCGVDPTGDSMHVGHLIPFIMLKRFQLAGHRPVILIGGATGTIGDPSGRQSERTLQTLEQVQENVAKLTAQMKKLFMTEGDNQLRLVNNYDWIHKINVIEFLRDYGKNFSINTMLAKDIVANRLETGISFTEFSYQILQSLDYHHLFCEEDVQLQLGGSDQWGNITSGLDLIRRKEGSEAKAFGLTIPLMLKADGTKFGKTAGGAVWLDPEKTTPYEFYQFWTNTDDRDVIKYLKYFTFLDKAAIEALEEQVRTEPHKRAAQIALAEEMTRFVHGEEMLSQAKRITAALFSGDIKSLTADEIEQGFKEMPAYEASKESKNIIDWLVDIGIEPSKRQAREDIKSGAISLNGERVQEQELDVTADHAIEGKFIIVRKGKKSYSLVRLV